GGCGTACCGTGACTTCCGGGTGCGGCAAGGGGACCCTCTTTTACAGCGCCATGGACCAACTCTTGAGCGCCCCGGTGGAAAGCCGGATGAGGATCCGCCCTGCGGACGTCCGGGCCCGCATGCAGGACCTCAACCGGCTCAGCCGCACCTACCGGCGCACCCACGGGGTCCACAACTCGGCGCTGGCCACCCCGGAGGCCGTCGTGGTTTTCCGCGACGACATCGGGCGGCACAACGCCGTGGACATGCTGGTGGGGCATGCGTTCCTCGCAGGTCTGCCCCTTGACGACAAGATGCTCATCACCACGGGGCGCCTCACTTCAGAAATCCTCATCAAGGCGGCGAAAGTGGGCATTCCCGTGCTGGTGAGCCGAAACACCGCAACCACGCTCGCCATTGAGTTGGCAAAGGAACTCAACATCACCTTGATCGGTTATGTTCGAGCCGGCCGGTTCACGGTCTACGCGGGAAATCACCGCCTCGGCGCTCCACCGGAATGAAAGGATGGGCGTCAGGAAACATCGGACCCTTTTAGCCGTTGGATCGGCGGGACATCGCCTCGATCTCAATCCCAGGAGTTCGTCCTCAATGCTCAGGAAAGCCAGAACCAGCGACATGCGAATCATTCAGGAGATGCTCAATCACTATGCCTCCCAGGGCAAGCTCCTGCCCCGATCTTTGAGCGAACTCTACACGCACCTTCGCGATACGTTCGTTTGGGTGGACGAGGAAACGGGCCAGATCGTGGGCTGCTGCAGCCTTCACATCGTCTGGGAAGACCTGGCTGAAGTACGTTCGCTGGCCGTTCGGGAAGACCAGCAAAAACGAGGGATCGGGCGACTGCTGGTGGAAGCGTGCCTGCAGGAAGCCGAGCAACTGGAAATCAGCCGAGTGCTCGTCCTCACCTACGAAATCGCTTTCTTTGAACACATGGGCTTTTCGCAGGTGGACAAGAACATCTTTCCCCAGAAGATCTGGGCCGACTGCCTCCGTTGCCCGAAGTTCCCCAAATGCGACGAAACCGCCCTGCTCCTGGAACTCAAACCCCGACGGGATCCCGCGAACTCTTACGCACACTGAAGATCTCGCTTGGGAAAGATCCGTTTTCCAGTGAGCGCCCGCACCTTAGGCATCGCAGTTGCCATCGCCGGGGGGAAGCAGGCGCTCATGCCGGATTTCGTTCAGCCTTCCCCTGGGAGATACCGATTTTTTTCTTGGCAAACGGAGAACATCTTGTTATCAAACGCAAGATTGAGTTTACCCATGCGTCAATCCTGTTCCAGGCGGTGAATCGTGGTGGAAGAGGTGAGAGGCAGGCAACTGAAAGGCATGGTCTTCCTGGGATTCCTCCTGGTGCTGGCCTGGCTCACCTCCTGCTCCACGGAAGTCCCGTATCATGTTCCGCCGTCCTCGTTGCCGCAAGAGGGTGCGGCGCCCCCGCGGCAAACCTGCGTGGTGAAAGAACCGCTGAGGGACCCCGGCGCGCCACGGACGGTCGTTCACGAAGTGGCGCCGATGGAAACGATCTGGCGCCTTTCCAAGATGTACGGCGTCCCAATGGAAGACATCTACCGGGCCAACGGCCTCAAACCCGGAGTTCCCATCCAGATCGGTCAGAAGCTGGTGATCCCCAACGCCCGTACCTTCCGGAACATTGTTCCCCTCTACCCCAGTTCCCGCTGGCGGTACATAGTGATCCACCATACCGCCACAGAGATCGGAAACGCGGCTCTAATCCACACCAATCATCACAGGCGGGGTTTTTGGAACGGCCTCGGGTACCATTTCCTGATCGATAACGGCACCTTGGGCAAAGGGGACGGCCAGATCGAAGTATCGCCGCGGTGGATCAAGCAGCAGGATGGCGCACACTGCCAGGCGGGAGGGATGAACAGCATGAGCATCGGCGTCGCACTGGTGGGAAATTTCAATATCGAACAACCCACGCCCCGGCAGCTTCATTCCCTGGCCGTTCTCATAAAGAGCCTAACCGACTACTACCACATCCCTGCAAGTCGGATCCTCGGTCACGGGGATGTTCCGGGAGCCAGAACGG
This is a stretch of genomic DNA from Desulfoglaeba alkanexedens ALDC. It encodes these proteins:
- the fdhD gene encoding formate dehydrogenase accessory sulfurtransferase FdhD, coding for MTSADRNPAEHPAEGAGGEERVAQVPVWIYDADGKAAAQPQWVIEEHPVTLFVNGEELVTLLCAGHHLDELAVGFCLAEGFIDRREDLREVRSDAGERRVDVFTARESALAKKLWARRTVTSGCGKGTLFYSAMDQLLSAPVESRMRIRPADVRARMQDLNRLSRTYRRTHGVHNSALATPEAVVVFRDDIGRHNAVDMLVGHAFLAGLPLDDKMLITTGRLTSEILIKAAKVGIPVLVSRNTATTLAIELAKELNITLIGYVRAGRFTVYAGNHRLGAPPE
- a CDS encoding N-acetylmuramoyl-L-alanine amidase, yielding MVEEVRGRQLKGMVFLGFLLVLAWLTSCSTEVPYHVPPSSLPQEGAAPPRQTCVVKEPLRDPGAPRTVVHEVAPMETIWRLSKMYGVPMEDIYRANGLKPGVPIQIGQKLVIPNARTFRNIVPLYPSSRWRYIVIHHTATEIGNAALIHTNHHRRGFWNGLGYHFLIDNGTLGKGDGQIEVSPRWIKQQDGAHCQAGGMNSMSIGVALVGNFNIEQPTPRQLHSLAVLIKSLTDYYHIPASRILGHGDVPGARTDCPGKRFPWASLRRYLAALEDSGNSTASHRQSVVDLH
- a CDS encoding N-acetyltransferase, with the translated sequence MLRKARTSDMRIIQEMLNHYASQGKLLPRSLSELYTHLRDTFVWVDEETGQIVGCCSLHIVWEDLAEVRSLAVREDQQKRGIGRLLVEACLQEAEQLEISRVLVLTYEIAFFEHMGFSQVDKNIFPQKIWADCLRCPKFPKCDETALLLELKPRRDPANSYAH